The Gillisia sp. Hel_I_86 genome has a segment encoding these proteins:
- a CDS encoding YeiH family protein yields MKSLFRYFLFALLIIVCLSGYISSPMALILGFLYTLIFNKPFEKHSAKSIQYLLKISVVGLGFGMFLMETLKTGKEGLTLTILSISTTLIIGYFLAKILKIDKKLGHLISSGTAICGGSAIAAISPVIKANPKIISLSLGVVFLLNSIGLFIFPAIGHYFNMTQHQFGLWAAVAIHDTSSVVGAALEYGSEALRIATIVKLARTLWIIPVSLISMVLFKNKEDKIKIPWFILFFIIAILLNTYLDLPTIFTQTITGISKRLLIVTLFLVGTTLSIQDMKQTGIKPFLLAIILWIVISVGSLLFILN; encoded by the coding sequence ATGAAAAGCTTATTTCGGTATTTCCTATTTGCCCTTTTAATTATAGTATGTTTGAGTGGCTATATAAGCAGTCCCATGGCATTGATCCTTGGTTTTCTTTATACCCTTATCTTCAACAAACCCTTTGAAAAACATTCAGCTAAAAGTATTCAGTACCTTTTAAAAATTTCAGTAGTTGGGCTAGGTTTTGGAATGTTTCTTATGGAAACTTTAAAAACAGGAAAAGAAGGTCTTACCTTAACAATACTTTCAATCTCCACCACATTGATTATAGGCTATTTTCTCGCCAAGATTTTAAAAATAGATAAAAAACTTGGTCACCTTATCTCTTCTGGAACAGCAATTTGTGGTGGAAGCGCAATTGCAGCGATTTCTCCGGTTATTAAAGCAAACCCAAAAATAATATCGCTTTCTTTAGGTGTAGTATTTCTATTGAATTCTATTGGGCTGTTTATCTTCCCAGCCATTGGCCACTATTTTAACATGACCCAGCATCAGTTTGGTTTATGGGCTGCCGTGGCCATTCATGACACCAGCTCTGTTGTAGGGGCAGCACTGGAATATGGTTCTGAAGCACTTAGAATTGCCACCATTGTGAAGTTGGCTCGAACTCTCTGGATTATTCCTGTTTCCCTAATATCTATGGTATTGTTCAAAAATAAAGAAGATAAAATAAAAATACCATGGTTTATTTTATTTTTTATAATTGCGATATTATTGAACACTTATTTGGATTTACCAACGATATTCACCCAAACAATTACGGGAATTTCTAAGAGATTGTTGATAGTAACCTTGTTTTTGGTAGGCACCACCCTCTCCATTCAAGACATGAAACAAACCGGAATTAAACCATTCCTTTTAGCAATCATACTTTGGATAGTAATCTCTGTGGGCTCTTTGCTTTTTATTCTGAATTAA
- a CDS encoding LysR substrate-binding domain-containing protein yields MDHKLKVFKEVALTKSFTKTAANLFISQPAVSKTIKNLEQAYGKAFFDRKGNHIELTTNGMLFLEYAEQLLRLYAEMENTFSASSEVLPTSVRLGASTTIGQYIIPKITAGLKKEYPNFNLHLICGNTGKIQELVLSGQMDLGIVEGENHDTRLQYEKFVKDELVLVTNANNKNIKGSISIEQLKDLAFVEREPGSGTLEVINNALAKNGIESLHITSVLGSTESIKSYLSHTNHFAFLSIHAISAQLMENQLRIIEVDGLTIERWFYFMSRQGYQSKVNQKLQDLFLEQYNKK; encoded by the coding sequence ATGGATCATAAATTAAAAGTATTTAAAGAAGTTGCGCTTACAAAAAGTTTTACCAAAACGGCAGCGAATTTATTTATTTCCCAACCTGCGGTTTCAAAAACCATTAAAAACCTGGAACAAGCTTATGGAAAGGCATTTTTCGATAGAAAAGGCAACCATATTGAACTAACTACCAATGGGATGTTGTTCCTGGAGTATGCAGAACAGCTGTTGAGGTTATATGCTGAAATGGAAAACACCTTCAGTGCTTCATCTGAAGTTTTGCCAACTTCTGTAAGACTGGGGGCAAGTACCACCATAGGCCAGTATATCATCCCCAAAATAACTGCTGGTTTAAAAAAGGAATACCCTAATTTCAATTTACATCTTATTTGCGGGAATACCGGAAAGATCCAGGAGCTGGTGCTCTCTGGCCAAATGGATTTAGGAATTGTTGAAGGCGAAAACCATGATACCCGATTACAATATGAAAAATTCGTTAAAGACGAACTGGTTTTGGTTACCAATGCCAATAACAAGAATATCAAAGGCTCTATTTCAATAGAACAATTAAAGGATTTAGCCTTTGTGGAAAGGGAACCAGGTTCTGGCACTCTAGAAGTTATAAATAACGCCCTTGCTAAAAATGGAATCGAATCGCTGCATATCACTTCGGTATTGGGAAGCACGGAAAGTATTAAATCCTACCTTTCCCATACCAATCATTTTGCCTTTTTGTCAATTCACGCCATAAGTGCACAGTTAATGGAAAACCAGCTGCGCATCATTGAAGTTGATGGTTTAACTATAGAACGATGGTTCTATTTTATGTCCCGGCAAGGTTATCAATCTAAAGTCAATCAAAAACTACAGGACCTCTTTCTGGAACAGTATAACAAAAAGTAA